In Chloroflexota bacterium, one genomic interval encodes:
- a CDS encoding restriction endonuclease, translating into MPVPDYQTFLLPLLKIASDGLEHKVRDARDEIAAMYALSEEDRAELLPSGTQRTFDNRVYWARTYLGKAGLLGMPSRGTFCITRSGQALLATGPRALTKSDLMRYASFVEFSKRTSKQARGNSALADGQLQGPAASTKTPDEVLDEAYEELRAALVGDVLGQIRACSWRRFEQVVVDVLVAMGYGGSRLDAAQVIGRSGDGGIDGVIKQDPLGLDAVYIQAKQWDGTVGRPQVQAFVGSLAGRQVQKGVMVTTSKFTTDALEYARGFGGRIVLISGEQLAAYMVDHGVGVTVVKTLAVKQVNPEFFADV; encoded by the coding sequence ATGCCTGTTCCTGACTACCAGACGTTCCTGTTGCCTCTTCTCAAGATCGCAAGCGACGGGCTGGAGCATAAGGTCCGCGATGCCCGGGACGAAATCGCGGCGATGTACGCGCTTAGCGAGGAGGACCGTGCAGAATTGCTGCCCAGCGGGACTCAGCGAACCTTCGACAATCGGGTCTATTGGGCGCGGACGTATCTCGGCAAGGCGGGGCTCCTTGGCATGCCCAGTCGGGGGACTTTTTGCATCACCAGGAGCGGTCAGGCGCTGCTGGCAACGGGACCGCGGGCCCTCACGAAGAGCGATCTTATGCGCTACGCCAGCTTCGTCGAGTTCTCAAAGCGCACGAGTAAGCAGGCTCGCGGGAATTCAGCGCTGGCCGACGGACAGCTGCAAGGGCCGGCAGCCTCAACGAAGACGCCAGACGAGGTCTTGGACGAGGCCTACGAGGAACTGCGGGCGGCTTTAGTGGGAGATGTCCTAGGCCAGATTAGGGCTTGCAGCTGGCGGCGCTTCGAACAGGTCGTGGTTGATGTGCTTGTCGCGATGGGCTATGGAGGATCCCGATTGGATGCCGCACAGGTAATCGGGAGGTCCGGTGACGGCGGGATTGATGGCGTAATCAAACAGGACCCGCTCGGACTTGATGCTGTTTACATCCAAGCGAAGCAGTGGGACGGGACAGTCGGCCGCCCCCAGGTTCAGGCATTTGTCGGGAGCCTGGCTGGCCGACAGGTGCAGAAGGGTGTGATGGTGACAACGTCCAAATTCACCACCGATGCCCTGGAATATGCAAGAGGCTTTGGCGGGCGCATTGTGCTGATTTCGGGCGAGCAGCTTGCGGCGTACATGGTCGATCATGGGGTAGGCGTGACGGTCGTGAAGACATTGGCAGTGAAACAGGTAAACCCGGAGTTCTTCGCGGACGTCTAG
- a CDS encoding DNA-formamidopyrimidine glycosylase family protein yields the protein MPELPEIEALREALAASASGREIASTRVRQFALVKTFDPAVEAMAGRRLGAVGRHGKHLLIDVGGDWTLAIHLGIGGRLVFRSAGQKPGRTASLEIGFVDGGALDVVEQGTKKRSSVHLLRRTEVGAHLASLGVDALSPDLTVERLAELLRADRVQIKGFLTDQRRIAGIGNAYSDEILWEARIAPLRLSTALDEGDVERLHDAIGSVLRRALEAARGGNYLLVARGDKRGAFMVHRREGEPCPHCGDRIASIHFAESSLQYCATCQAEGRRYADRRLSRLLR from the coding sequence ATGCCCGAGCTTCCGGAGATCGAGGCGCTTCGCGAAGCCTTGGCCGCGAGCGCGTCCGGGCGGGAGATCGCCTCGACGCGCGTCCGCCAGTTCGCGCTGGTCAAGACCTTTGATCCAGCGGTCGAGGCGATGGCCGGGCGGAGGCTCGGTGCGGTCGGGCGGCACGGGAAGCACCTGCTGATCGACGTGGGCGGCGACTGGACCCTCGCGATCCACCTTGGCATCGGTGGACGGCTTGTCTTCCGCAGCGCGGGGCAGAAGCCCGGTCGGACGGCGTCCCTCGAGATCGGGTTCGTAGACGGCGGAGCCCTCGACGTGGTCGAGCAGGGCACGAAGAAGCGCTCGTCGGTGCACCTGCTTCGCAGGACCGAGGTCGGTGCGCATCTGGCGAGCCTGGGGGTGGACGCCCTCTCGCCGGACCTCACCGTCGAGCGCCTGGCTGAGTTGCTCCGCGCCGACCGGGTGCAGATCAAGGGGTTCCTCACGGACCAGCGTCGGATCGCCGGGATCGGCAACGCGTACTCCGACGAGATCCTCTGGGAGGCGCGGATCGCACCGCTCCGGCTCAGCACCGCGCTGGACGAGGGCGACGTCGAGCGGCTGCACGACGCTATCGGAAGCGTGCTGAGACGGGCGCTGGAGGCCGCGCGGGGTGGGAACTACCTGCTCGTCGCGCGCGGCGACAAGCGGGGCGCCTTCATGGTGCATCGACGCGAGGGCGAGCCGTGCCCGCACTGCGGCGACCGCATCGCGTCCATTCACTTCGCCGAGAGCTCGCTGCAGTACTGCGCGACGTGCCAGGCGGAAGGGCGGCGGTACGCCGATCGGCGCCTCTCCCGCCTGCTGCGCTAG